CTGGCAGTCGCGCAATCAGGTGCTGGAGGTGGCTTGCACCCCCGCTTGAGGTGAGGACGAGATGGGAATCGGCGTGATCAGCACCTACCCGCCCCGGCGCTGCGGCATCGCGAGCGTCGCGTTCCACCTGCGCCAGGCGCTCCTGGCGGCCGGGGAGGACTTCGTCCCGGTGGTTGCGCTGGTCAAGAGCCCGACAGATACGCTCGCCGGCCCCGAGGTGGTGGCGCAGATCCACCAGCACGTGAAAGGGGACTACAGGAAGGCGGCGGCCGTCCTGAACGCCCTCCCGCTTCGGGCGGTCATCCTCGAGCACGAGTTCGCGCTGTTCGGGGGGCCGCTGGGGGCGCACGTGCTGGAGCTCCTCGGGGCCCTGCGCGCTCCGGTGATCACGGTCTTCCACACCATCATGGCAAGCGCCCCGCCCCAGATGATCGACATGGTCCGGAGGGTGGCCGCGGCCAGCGCAGCCGTGGTCGTCCTCTGCGAGCGGGCCCGGGAGCTGATCACCACCCGGTTCGGCGTTCCGCCCGGGAAGGTGGTCCACATCCCCAACGGGGCCCCGCTGCCGCCGGAGGGGAACAGCGAGGAGTGGAAGGAGCGGCTCGGCCTCAGCGGCCGCACCGTCGCCCTGACGTTCGGGCTGCTCAGCCCCAGCAAGGGCATCGAGACGGCGCTGGCCGCCGTCGCGCAGGTC
The DNA window shown above is from Symbiobacterium terraclitae and carries:
- a CDS encoding glycosyltransferase; translation: MGIGVISTYPPRRCGIASVAFHLRQALLAAGEDFVPVVALVKSPTDTLAGPEVVAQIHQHVKGDYRKAAAVLNALPLRAVILEHEFALFGGPLGAHVLELLGALRAPVITVFHTIMASAPPQMIDMVRRVAAASAAVVVLCERARELITTRFGVPPGKVVHIPNGAPLPPEGNSEEWKERLGLSGRTVALTFGLLSPSKGIETALAAVAQVAPDHPELLYVVAGATHPEEVRLRGEGYRARLEQQVAHLGIGGHVRFVARYLTEEEVVQYVHAADLYVTPYVVMEQTSSATLATAAFLGKALLSTPYDYAAELLAGGAGYLFPAGDSAALAQGLRRLLDSPEERARLGEAARARAAEFAWQALGHRYRQLADVLPTPRTVLQQEPPIPPGAGIRARPPLFRRGQPPGGR